The DNA sequence tttcaaaggcatttgattactgctaaatgcactgctgatcgccttcaattcgcaggcgattacaaggcgattagaaggcattttacggaaatttgcgggtatgGTTACCAATTCAATTTCGATTATTGGCGATTATttcggcgaattgaaggcgatcagcagtgcatttagcagtaatcaaatgcctttgaaatatgtcaatgaaaaatttcacttttaaattgaaatttgaaattgcaactatcaaaagaaaaccttacaagcgtcttcagcataTTACTGTTgaagtgttcccagatatgaacgtgagattcgatatcacgatttacgtgttttgttctcttgcgttaagctctgagctatttcactttattaaagaaggtctgcattattcggtagttaaagaccaacccgttgaaaggtgttaatatatcaaacatATTTCGATAACTCgataaaaggagaaatgaggtacatatttctcccatcctgataatgaagggtgaacatagtgtaattattatgtgttttaaaaaggtattattttaattttgcttcacataaatttggtttgttataattttagcaagaaaaaattagtttaaaaagaaatgaacACAGAATAAAGATAATAAATatcaggatttgaacacacgctttctcggttcggaaccaaaggGTTGTCagtgctctatttggcagttacataaGTGaaggtgcaaaaccagtacagtagaacgtcgattatccgggcggatgccggttaatcgatttccACGGATAAAggtccaagaaatgtcaaatagatataaaaattacaaaatttacTGGTTTTACAGAGTATTCACCTTAAACCAATCGATTAATCACATCGGAAATATTTTTTGAATCAATAACGATGGATTTAACAATTATTCTTtatcaaaaatgaagtttaaaaatatcactAGACACTACATAGCAAATGATTTTGCTAACCTGACCATCACAGAAAATGTTCGCCACGATTgaccaactgtcaaattcatgcgaacggttaagccgcccgcCGGTTAATCCGTCCCCGGAAAATCGACGTACTActttatataaacaagctaagatggcggcaagctatctgttctcgttgaatcaaaaagttgaaagatttcgaagagaacccgcTACAggcgtgaaagtttcggttgaaatctttattcgccttctaaggcgactaaggccttaaatgccttctgaatgcttTCAAAGCCGTTTGATGCTGCTAGGGCTGTTAGTTGATTCGtgtttaacgaaacacgaagaTCATTCGTTAAGTTCGGAGCTTTCGGGCACGATCGATTAGTTTATAAGTACAAGTGGATTTCGTGAAATAAACTCTCTTCTGATTGTGCAATACGAGAAACAACTCCCGGTAAATATAAAACGCTAGAAAAAGTTTCACCAAAACGCGAAAGAACATTTTTCGAAATCGTAAGATTGAAAATACACTTTGATTATGTATTCCATCATCttatctctttaatgcaccttgggatcaCTTTAATGTTACTTCCCAACTTACATTTTATAGCACAAAcaatcgggaattcgagcaaattcccttaaactggagccttaaacttcccttaaactgcaccagtttaagggaatttagaaaaagtcctttaaaTTCAAATGTGAGGCAGCTTTTTCGTTattttcttctagattcgctcaaaaatgatgtttcctatcgttatagttggtcatgtatccattttatacttaaataatacccatttttatagaataacgtcacaaaaaattagtttttgttttacatcaaaaaaccatagctatgaatgaaaacTGAACTCGACGGcgtcgtccatcgatagagcaacgtctaatttacgatcacaccaaatcttggcgctttcaacacacttgatcacacacaaatccacaatttcaggcgtatcgagtactaatcgagcagatatggtaaaacaatttcgagcaaatgtcacttgggttgttttgccattttttcgggtactcgaatctaattctagctttgaggctagatcAACCTAGACTAAAAATTGCAGGCCAGTTTTGGGTGCGACTTTGTGTGGAGTGTTTCATTCATAATTGCTCGTTGTCGATCGAAATCCTTTCGACTAGGTAAGGGGTAGTCGAAATCTCTTGCATAATCTAATTTCATTCAAactttatagaaaaaaaaaatccaaaatgcatgcaaacatgaaaaataccAGTGGAAATATTATTTGCAAAATAGTAATGTATTGATTGAGGCAACAATTGAAgaataaaaatctgactgTTGAAATACTGATTTTAGTTGTTAGTTGATAGTTAGTTTATGTTAATATATAAACATATACATGTATATATGCATATGTTAATACATTATGTTTTTAGAATATTCCTAATAATTCATTTCACTTTAACAGtattgaaaacaaataaatacagTTTAATTAATTGTAATTGCTATTAGGCTTCAGAGGCCTTGGCTAGTCGGACGAAACAAACAGCCAAAGCCAGCTGTTCCGTCTTTCCTAATTCAcgtacaaaaacacaacatagaatataaaaacataactaaaacaacataaaattaacaaaattatttcccatcaaatgaaaaaatgtcACTAGTATGCATCAACTCTCTTTACCGTATGCatgaatgtaaacaaacgaaagAATTGACACAAGATAAACTGCTCGTCAAGTCGTTTACGTTTACTCGATCCAAATCGACAAATCGTATGCGATACCTATTTCGAgtcgatttcgatttcgatcgaCAATTGATCTTCGATCGCAATCGAGTCGTGTTTTCTTATACGATACGGGCCAGTGATACAAGCCGCTCGATCAGTGGGTGCTTTTTGAATAGAAGTGTTATTAGGCGCTATGGTGTTGCAATTGAGCGAGCTTTTCGTAGAAGGTGAGTGCATTGTGTTTGTTGTCGAAGGATTTGCTCGAGCCGTATGCGCAACATATGGCTGCGCTGCTGTAGTGCGGTTACTTCGGAAAAAATTGAACCAGTGTAGGTTGAAGTGTTTTTGAACGTGACGTGGACGGAAGAGTAGATGAAGGGAGAGTGCAGTTCATATCGGTTGGTGATTGTTCGGTTTGTGTTGGCGCGGGTTCATGGATATGTACAGGTGAGTTGGGATTATTGTATTGGGTACAAGGCTGCTGTGGTACCGGTGAGTGTTGAGTGCGAGGCTGTAGTGGTTCCAGTGTCTGCTGAGTACGAGGTTGTTGCGGTACCGGTGTGTAAGTgttcgtgtgttgtgtgcgtgaATGTAGAGATCGCGGCGGGAGCGAGATGAACTCACGCACACCGAGCCCGACCGGCCAAGAGGCTGCGTTAAGTGCCTTATTACGAAGGGCAGCAGGGATTCTGACCTTGAACGATACAGCACTCAATGGGCTAGGAACCGTTCCTGCTTTTAGCAGACTAAAAGCAATTACGTCTGCAGTGTCCAACTGCAAACACATCAACGAGACAACTTGCTCTATGGTGATGGAAGCAGCCAACCTTGAAAGATGCAGCCATAAATAATCGGTTCTTGGTGTCTGTGAAACAGTTGGTATCGAAGCGGAGGTTGTATTAGTGCCTGTTATTATTGGTGGTAGTGAAGGACGATCGATCCGGTGAGTGTTGTTGGTATTTGTGGCGTTTGAGATTGCTGCACTGTCAACAAACACGGCATCTGAGGATGCTACTACATCGCGAAATAATCTTCGTCTTTCTCCGTTTGGTAGTGCATCTGGGAGCAATTGATTGCTATGCTGCAAGGATGCCGTGGCGATTCCGGCAAAGTCATCCCGAATCTTCTGTATTACCGTTGGGACCAAACTTGCCTTCATGGCATCAACAGCAGCTGTGAGGGCTGCCTGAAACCCAACCCATGCCCTTGATCGCCTTGCTACGCATATTCCCGATGGCGTTAGTACACCCAATGCAACTCCAGTGCAGGGAAGCCATCCGTTTCACTTCGTCGATGACCGATATAGGCACCTTGGTGCACGCCAGATGGTATGTACCCTCACAATATAGGCACGTAATTGACCCTTCAAGCGGGCCCAGTGCTTCAGAACATGCATAACACACATCCTCCATTTTAGATGCCGCTGCAGATGAACGCCGAAGGAGCCACAAATAGAAGGCAAATATATCGCGAACACAGTGGTTGTCGTCGGGAACACGATGGCAGGGTCACGGGACTTCACTTATTGACACAACAAAACTAGTGTTGATTAGAGCAAAACCAGATTACACCAATAAAATAGCGGATAAATGCAGAGCGATAGCAGTACACACGCTATGTTGACAACTGTCAAAGTGTGAGCTATGTTGTTGAGTTTATTGCCGAAGTTGAAGAGGCGTAGTCTATGCTATCGTGATTtatatttgaaacaattttggataatgttttaaatttacgccaaaaaaaaaacatgaatttCTTCTCACTGACAtcttttcactgtcaaaatcagaatcgtcgtatctgcaaATTGTCGTAACTcaagggggtcgtaactcggggaacgCCAGTATGTGAAATATTGACATAGTAAACACTGTGACATTCGACCAGAGCAGGGgcctccaaacttttcagctcgcgggccgcattgcttcaaaaataactatgttgagggccatttgaCGCTACCTTTAACTGATGAGTGAACGTTTAAATCTcgtttttacaacaaaatacTAACGATACATGTACAGTTTCGTGTTACTAAAGCTTGATTTTTGtctaagaaaagtaaaaaatacatttttatttgaaaaagtcAGAATAGCGTAATATTTATATTAACTCTGGCAAAGTCATCGTAGGCCGCATTATAAGCtcttgagggccgcatgcggcccgcgggccgtagtttggagaccacTGGACCAGAACATGGACTCGGTTAACCGAAATTCGTTCACCGAAATTCGTTCACCACGACATCATGTGAACAGTTTCATGTGATGTACGCTCTCTTTGAAGAGAGCGCAGAAGGGATTTCGGCGAACGAAGTTTATGCTCTGGACGACTGTGAGGATAAAAATGAATGCACACATGCAATAAAAGatcaatttgtatttttaatgtatttttggcTATATTTTGAGTGTAtacttgtttgtgttttgttttacagggAGTGATAAATCTTCTTAGACACTCAAACATACCGTCTTCTTCTCCGAATTCTGTTATTATTACAGGGAAATCGTTAATCTGTTTGAATAATGATTTGTAGCGATACTAAAAGgtaaaaaataatagataGTGAGGTAATAAGTGATAAACTATTTTTTGAAGCAGTTGAATGTCCATATGAGTGACCACTGATTCCATCTGGTCCATCTACTCCAGTGCGTATTGTCGGTATCACAAATGGATTGCGAGTAACCATGTCAATAGAAGGGAATTGCTTGTTTAAATGCACATTCACTCCCACGTATCCTCCACTGGTACCAACTCCGTTAACACTGTTGGAATGATCAATAGGGCTTCGTGGCGTAATAAACTTTATGGTTCCTGCTTTTCCTTGAAGATTCGATTGTTTATTGCTATTAATTGATGAATCCGATACATCGTTCAGATCCTCTGTAGATCCATATTGTTGTTCTTCGTCATCTGGAGGAAAAGATACCTTTAATTTCCCTTGCTTGTAACTGTCTTTAGTAACTTCATTATTACTGAATTTTGTTGTATAAATTTTGCGATTGCGACCGGGAATTTCTGAAATGAAGGACAGTGGtaatataatgaaaaaaaaccaaaattatAGTTTTATTACCGTAGAGTCGAATGCTACTATCTACTTCTCCGAGAGAATTTTTAGCAATGCACCGATAAGAGCCCACGTCTTCCTTTTGGAACGAGCGCACTGTCAATGACATTTTAGCTTCATATAATGATTTAGTAACATCTTGCACTTGATATTTAGGCGAGGACACGAGCATTTCACctataaagtaaaaaaaaagatattattTAACAGGAATTATGAACgtaataattaaacaaaaattgaagGCAACAACAATTCTTCACATACCAGTATCTTTAACCCAATAGTTTATTGACTTAGGCGATGCTTCTATTTGACATTCTATCGTCACGTCTGTTCCTAGAGGAGCTCCAACAAGTTGGTTAGGTACTTGTATTACAGGATGAACTAAAATGGCATAAAAATATTCACCGtaataaataatcaattgCCTTGAAATATCTACCAATAGATCGTATAGTGCGCCCAGACATGTTAAGATAATTCCACGCCGAGAATCGTGGAAAAGTACCCAAAATCAATATGGTTGAAACATTTCACGGCTAAACGTTTTCACCCGACATGTACTATCATCTTGTATGGTGCGTGGACATTCGACGAAATAGCAAAATTATCATTCGCCCACATATGCTGTGACAACCCCGCTAAATATAGCGAGGGTTTCAAATAATATCTTCAGTtcaattttgatttaattttttgtgaTCCTGAAGGTTTACATAAAATCATGAATGATTTTATAGCAAAATGTGATTTTTGCAtccccgacagacaaagagaacgaaattttcagacgaggggtaggtagaaacacgcggtgggggcccggctcaagatcggatccgaagtccgttgttttgggctcgaaattgaaaatggcggatggagcgcaaccacggagagaatgcgctctcttgcttgcctttaaaatacacgaggcgctctcgctgtaaagaacgctcgctcgcgctgtttcatcataccccttcctccccgtttctttcggcttgcgctgcgctaaACTgataccccctcccacttgattccagcgaattgcgctgcgttggactgacaccccctcccgctcgtttctttcgtagcgcgctgtgcgctttccttcacacggacttggtgcacccgaatcaaaacaaaaacttgaacacatcaaactcggtttatattttatcacttttattgcgaaTAAAAGAACATTTAATACATAGCTCCACACAATCGtgcttcaaaccacacacattcattataataaaaaatcgtcgtatttcaaatagtcgcttaactgcatgaataccgttgttgctgttgaatgcagtaaaaaaatattgaaataaagcagcgcaaatcacacatttaacataaatggtgaaagaaaagcgcagcttcatttcaatgtgcacaacacttcaacacttagcgaaacttcgatcgcccgggacttaggctaacacgcgctaAGTTATAAATACATAAACTATGGATGAAAACACCTGCTTACCCTCTCAAGCTGCTTAATTGCGAGGACACTGGCGCTATGAAGTTGAATAGAGTATGAGGTCTCATGTGAGCtcacaaactgctcgaattttttttttgttttttttttgggatggTAAGCAACTGTCCGCTGCTCAAAGCGGTCGAAAACTACGCTGCCTATTGCTCTTTTTCTCGTGCAATCTCCGTCCATCATATAGCGCTCCCCGCTGCgtaaattcgagcagttttctgcgtagttttttgcgtcgttttgtgtcaaaaaatacgcaaaaaaatgcGCTAGACTTCAGCCGAAACTATGCTGGCTagcgtatttattgcagtttttagtTGCGGAatgagcgccatctgttgaggaaatggatgaactatttcagacggtggagcaaaaaaacgataaaaaaatcaaaaatattggcgcccattcttcctcctcttcctctcgcTCCCTTTCCCCTCcgtgccttgccttacttgcgcttctgcccgtgccttccgccgccagctgattgtgAGTATGCGTTGGTATACatgtacattgcggttgtgtattgtaattgacgggtgttagcatttatttattgtgtgtgaccttgacgatgcggaAGAAGCTgtttcattttgggatttaaagtgttatcggtgtattgcttgtttattttatttcgtgccgctgctgacgagaccattcgatgcccgtgccaatcgaTGATAaagaagcctatttcaaacaagcgtaggagaacgtctaacactaatctaatattttttttaatttgaacatgttagatgcttcaacgacctttttttttcaatgtgcaaaaatttttttttttcaatgtgccAGAATTTGTTTCGAGTTTTCTGgacgcgacacacacacggacacacacacagcgctgggaaagtgaccgtccactctatcatgtcacgatcccccaccccgcccgatgctatgaatgaggatgcgctgcaagatagctgaaccagtctttcttccgataaggtagccgtaatcggtcatgccgggggggggggggggggggttggtgggtgtgtgctcgcgtgcgcgcgtgtgtgtgtgcattgtcACCGGCTGCGTCTACACACTACATGCATTCTCAGACAACGCACAATACGCCGACTACCGCTACCTACGCtagctctgctgttgggggtattaaaaagacaaacgatcgaagcaaacgtgcatgtgatatgttgcacatttctttccaattatgctagcggacgcaagtggaaacaaacattttgaattgaatccattcaaaagaggattctggatttgtttattacggtgcgcgtatggtgctgcacctgtccgtccagaatctggcggcttgttggcttggatTCGGTATCATGATGCCGAGCGACCGGCAATGCCATGGAATGGGTTTGGATCGGTAGGTTAATGTTTCGGTCGATTGCATTTCGTTGATTTGTCGCGCCGTAGCGGtaacccggcagcaacaaagtcaagacaaactcttccccgggtgtggactgttatgcttagttcttcttcttgttattattattattggcatAATAGCCTACGCGATCGTGCcagccttttcaggacttgaatatCACGTAGctggatagtcagcccttgctacggcagaCGGTTCATAtgcggttagaacccatgacgggtatgcagttaagatgtgcggaatgatagcggtgccgcgggaccgctcctatccagtgggcaacttgcatactgtaTCCTGCCCGAtacatacgctgcaggcaggggggaGGATGCAccttcacaataaaaaaacaccgtcatgaaccagcggcgaaTCTAACGGttggcggactaggcggtcgccgtagatctctagtctgtagtatgccgtatgtttacaagtggacagagtattagcgacaaggacCCCCGAAAAATGATCATTTgccccgcccccccccccccctccctcttgccggcaataattttagggcctgtgaccgatgatcgtaggggtcccatggtcggagcccccccctccccttgccagcaatttaagtat is a window from the Anopheles merus strain MAF chromosome X, AmerM5.1, whole genome shotgun sequence genome containing:
- the LOC121593904 gene encoding lachesin isoform X1 produces the protein MPFNQLITAAMVVAVLSNIEVAYAFQPDFAESIINNSIAIGRDATFTCHVRHLGGYRVGWLKADTKAIQAIHEHVITHNPRVTVSHADQNTWNLHIKSVTEEDRGGYMCQLNTDPMKSQIGYLDVVIPPDFISEDTSSDVIVPEGSSVKLTCRAKGYPEPIVTWRREDGTDIILKDAAGSKQIVPSYRGEVLKLTKISRSEMGSYLCIASNGVPPSVSKRISLSIHFHPVIQVPNQLVGAPLGTDVTIECQIEASPKSINYWVKDTGEMLVSSPKYQVQDVTKSLYEAKMSLTVRSFQKEDVGSYRCIAKNSLGEVDSSIRLYEIPGRNRKIYTTKFSNNEVTKDSYKQGKLKVSFPPDDEEQQYGSTEDLNDVSDSSINSNKQSNLQGKAGTIKFITPRSPIDHSNSVNGVGTSGGYVGVNVHLNKQFPSIDMVTRNPFVIPTIRTGVDGPDGISGHSYGHSTASKNSLSLITSLSIIFYLLVSLQIIIQTD
- the LOC121593904 gene encoding lachesin isoform X2 → MPFNQLITAAMVVAVLSNIEVAYAFQPDFAESIINNSIAIGRDATFTCHVRHLGGYRVGWLKADTKAIQAIHEHVITHNPRVTVSHADQNTWNLHIKSVTEEDRGGYMCQLNTDPMKSQIGYLDVVIPPDFISEDTSSDVIVPEGSSVKLTCRAKGYPEPIVTWRREDGTDIILKDAAGSKQIVPSYRGEVLKLTKISRSEMGSYLCIASNGVPPSVSKRISLSIHFHPVIQVPNQLVGAPLGTDVTIECQIEASPKSINYWVKDTGEMLVSSPKYQVQDVTKSLYEAKMSLTVRSFQKEDVGSYRCIAKNSLGEVDSSIRLYEIPGRNRKIYTTKFNDEEQQYGSTEDLNDVSDSSINSNKQSNLQGKAGTIKFITPRSPIDHSNSVNGVGTSGGYVGVNVHLNKQFPSIDMVTRNPFVIPTIRTGVDGPDGISGHSYGHSTASKNSLSLITSLSIIFYLLVSLQIIIQTD